CCCACCCGTCGCACCAGCATCCGTAGAAGCCGCGCGACCTGCCCTTGACGCGACAACGGAAGTAGATCGATCGTCCGTCGGCGAGCCCTGGGGGAAGGGTGCGGGCGACGAGCATGCCCAGGCCGCCCACGTCGGCGTACCAGCGCAGCGATTGCGCGCGCTCGTACGCTTGTGACAGGTCCATCTCGTACTCGCCGGCGGTCTTGGGCCAGACACCCGGGTCAGGGCCGCCGGCTTCTTCACAACCGGAGTGCGCCGCATCGAAGAAGTTGTGCACGCCGGGTTCGAGCAGCGTGCCGGTCGTGCTGGTCAGTTCGAATGGTGTGAACGCGAAGTGACACTGCTTCGGCGCGAAGGTGCCTTCTCCCGTGAACTGGCAGGTGAGATGCAGCTTGCCGCCGAGATAGCCGGCGAATTGCACGCAATTCATGGCATGGCCCAGCCCGCTGACGGGTGCCCGAAACTGGTGAACCGTCGCCCAGTTCAAACCGTCCAGGCTGGCGACGATGACCGGATAGTGCCCCAGCGTGTTGATGGTCGAATCCATGTTGCAGGCGTAAGTCACGCCCGCGTGCGTGAACATCAGGAACGTGTACTCGCGTCCCGCGCGCGGGTCGAAGGAGCTGACCACCGGCACAACCTCCTTGTAGCCCGGGCTGCTCTCGAGCACATCCATATGTGCGACCTGCGAGCCGTCGTCGGCGCCGAGCCAGATGCGGCCGGGATCGCCGATGTCCTGGAACCAGACCGGCTGCGCGAACATCGCGTCCTGCGCGTGGAACGCCTGCCACGTCAGCCCGTCATCCGTGCTGTGCAGGATGCCCTTGTAGTAGCCGTCGCCGTGGCCGACGAACCACTGGCTGGTCGCCGCGTGATAGCCGACGGCGTGGAAGTGCGTGATGTCACTCTTGGTGTGGGTGACGGTCCAGCTCTGGCCGTCGTCGCTGGAGCGGTAGATCTTGTAGGGGTGCCCGACGCCGGGCCCGCCGTACTCGGCCAGGATCAGCGTGCCGTGCGGTGCCTGACGCAGCCCGAAGTGCGCGGCGGTGACGGCGGGCGACCCGGGCGTGAGTGTGAGGCACAACGACCACGTCTGGCCGTCGTCCGTGCTGCGGTACACGCAGTCGGGATCCGTCGTGGCATCAACGACGAGCAGCGTGTCCGCGGCCGTCGCGAACATGTAGGTCCAGAAATGGCTCCAACCCGGTGGGGCGGTGATGGCGATGGGCTCCCACGTGCCGCCGTCCGTCGTGCGGTACATCCCGCTGGCGCCCTGCCGCAGCGCAAACATGTAGCGGCGGTTCTGACACTGCGGCGCCAGGTCGTAGATGCCCAGTGCCTCCTTCCGGCGGACCGCGCCATCGCTGACCGTGGCGACGGTGACGGGTACGACGCGCGGCTGATCGGGTTCGAACGCGGTCAGGCCCCCGTTATCCGCGAGATACGCGACGGACGCGCGGGAAAAAGTCGCGCGCGCCTCGCGGCGCACATTCGCGGCCGGGGGGCACGCGCGCGGCAGCGAATTCGTGCTCAGCAGCGTCACGAACGCGTTGATGTCGCTGAACGACGGATACACTCCGTCGGCGTTGATATCGCCGTTGCGCACGTCGCAATCGGGGTACAGGCTCTGCCACGCCGCGGAATTCGAGAGATACAGCACGAACGCATTGATGTCGCCGAAGTCGATCTGTTCGTCGCAATTCACGTCGCCGAAACAGACCGGCGGCGCCACGGTGAAGCTGAAGGTTGCCTGGCTGGTATTCACCTCGGCCGATGCCGTCTCCGATGGCGCCGGCGGTGCTGCGATCGACGTTAGCACGCTCGCGCTGGCGTTCTGCAGGTGGAAGGTGTATGTCCCCTCCACCGCCGGTGCTGGAAAGGTGCCCGAGAGCACGAGCTGGGGGGCGCCGCTCTGCCCGACCCCCGGCACCACGACGGCGTTCTCGCCCATGCCGGTGCCAGGGGGCAGCGGCGTGCCGGTGGTGTTCTGCGCGCCGCCGATCTGGACGAGATCCATCTGGCCGGGCACGCCGCGCTGCACGCCGACGTAGCCGCTCGGAGCACAGATTTCACCCGGGGGTGTGAAACCCGCCGGGCGATCGAAGTTGGCCAGGGCGGCCGGGATGGAGAAGACGTCGCCCTGCGGAATGTCGAACAGCGCGGGGTTGGCGGCGTTCTGGTGCAGGTCGCAACTGAACGCGGCCAGGCCGAGGTTATCGCCCGGCGTGACGCTGACCCGGATGGTCCAGTCGATGGTTGTGCCCGCGACCAGTACCCGGCCGTTCCGCGCGGACTCCAGTGCGAACGTGACCGTGCCGCACGCCCACGCCGGTGCGCACAGGCCGATCATCACTCCCAAACTGTGGACCAAACGCCGGGGCATACCTTCATCTCCCGCCGCGCGCGGGCCGCGTGCACAGGGTCGCTATGATCATCAACCGGGGCAATGCCATTGTATGAAAATCGGCTGGCTGGCTGCAACGCGGCAGCCCGCAGACTACGCCTGGGTGCTGCCGGGTGGTTTGGAGAGTCACTCGGCCGGGGCAGCGTGCCGCCGTCATCCTTTTTTCGGACCGGCTCTGGTTTTGGGCTTATCTTTCGCCGGCGCGGCTTGCCGGGGTTTTGAAAACGGCGCCGGGAAAGTGGTTTTCGACGTGACGAGATAGGGCTTCCCGGCGCTGGGCCGGACGCGGATGCCCGCCCAGCGGAGGCGGTCGAAGTCGCGCGTCCGGGCGGCTTGGGCGAGGCAGACATACAAGTCCGGCTGGACCTGAAGTTCGACCGGCGGCCGCCCGCCCGCCTTCAGAGAGACCGGTTGGTCCCAGTCGATCAGCCCGTCGCCAATCCAGACGGTCAGATCGCTCACTTTCTTATGCAGTACGCGGATGTTCTGGCCGTCGATCTCGCCGCTGAGTTCGGCCAGCATGCCGCGATAATGCCGCGCGACCGCCGCGTCGAGGTCCTCGTCCTTGAACAGGTTTTCGCCCTCGCGCAGGTGGACTGTCTTCTTCTGGTCGGTCCACTGTTCGCCGGACCATGCGTGGGCTTCGAGCCAGTAGGCTGAACCTTGGCACAGGTGCCGGAACACATGGCGCACCGCCCTCGGATATGGCACGCGCCGCTGCGCGAGCAGCGCGCGGAGTGCATCGGCCGGGGGATCCACGTCGCTGTGGCCCCGGTCCGACAGCTCGATCATCGTCAACTGCAGGCCGAGCTTCGCGCCCAGCTCACGCAGGCCGCGGTTCGAGCCGGCGATTCCGCCGCCGCGGCTTTCGTCGCCCCGCGCGTCCTTCGTGTCGCCTGCCCCCCACACCCCCAGTACCGGCAGGTGCGCTAGGTTCGGCAGGAACGTCTCATGCAGATGATCGGGCAGAATGATCGTGAAGGTCCCGGCCAGCGGCACGGCGCCGGCGAACTGGTCTGCGTACAGCACGGCCAGCGTCCAGCTCGTATGCCCGCCCATCGAGTAGCCCGCGACGTACACGCGGTCGCTGTCGACATTCACGGTCTGCTTGATCTTCAACAGTGCCGCCGGG
This DNA window, taken from Phycisphaerae bacterium, encodes the following:
- a CDS encoding exo-alpha-sialidase, encoding MPRRLVHSLGVMIGLCAPAWACGTVTFALESARNGRVLVAGTTIDWTIRVSVTPGDNLGLAAFSCDLHQNAANPALFDIPQGDVFSIPAALANFDRPAGFTPPGEICAPSGYVGVQRGVPGQMDLVQIGGAQNTTGTPLPPGTGMGENAVVVPGVGQSGAPQLVLSGTFPAPAVEGTYTFHLQNASASVLTSIAAPPAPSETASAEVNTSQATFSFTVAPPVCFGDVNCDEQIDFGDINAFVLYLSNSAAWQSLYPDCDVRNGDINADGVYPSFSDINAFVTLLSTNSLPRACPPAANVRREARATFSRASVAYLADNGGLTAFEPDQPRVVPVTVATVSDGAVRRKEALGIYDLAPQCQNRRYMFALRQGASGMYRTTDGGTWEPIAITAPPGWSHFWTYMFATAADTLLVVDATTDPDCVYRSTDDGQTWSLCLTLTPGSPAVTAAHFGLRQAPHGTLILAEYGGPGVGHPYKIYRSSDDGQSWTVTHTKSDITHFHAVGYHAATSQWFVGHGDGYYKGILHSTDDGLTWQAFHAQDAMFAQPVWFQDIGDPGRIWLGADDGSQVAHMDVLESSPGYKEVVPVVSSFDPRAGREYTFLMFTHAGVTYACNMDSTINTLGHYPVIVASLDGLNWATVHQFRAPVSGLGHAMNCVQFAGYLGGKLHLTCQFTGEGTFAPKQCHFAFTPFELTSTTGTLLEPGVHNFFDAAHSGCEEAGGPDPGVWPKTAGEYEMDLSQAYERAQSLRWYADVGGLGMLVARTLPPGLADGRSIYFRCRVKGRSRGFYGCWCDGWVPLDADKLAQFAVGSARAGNWIEHVGLPTSIGAPTALRYALHTASLSNADGGHNAEVWIDALQAAEVPITSWQMGSETTENDRAPEQLRFTSLGLLDDWTFACRLVLTNSPADLAHCTTPRYLFTIYKDVCNYASVYHDPADRALKLCSYAYGMPQTPLATAPLVGGARNLVLHVVLRHEAEHIRLSVAAGQGMEFVPAAARAALSSADTWLSGDSTGHNLMPFILVDYVALPGLVVPDEVLSLPDFYTQLAALAESR